One segment of Ancylothrix sp. D3o DNA contains the following:
- a CDS encoding Gfo/Idh/MocA family protein: MSVGYSNISMPRSQPEPIRIGVIGVGNMGQHHTRVLSLLKDVELVGVSDINVERGLDTASKYRIRFFEDYRDLLPRVDAVCIAVPTKLHHPVGLTCLQAGVNVLIEKPIAASIAEAESLVNAAAESGCILQVGHIERFNPAFQELSKVLNTEELLAVEAHRMSPYSNRANDVSVVLDLMIHDIDLLLEVVGAPVIKLTASGSRASGSGYLDYVTATLGFSNGIVGTLTASKVTHRKLRRIVAHCKNSLTEADFLNNEILIHRQTTANYMTDYGQVLYRQDGLIEKVYTSNIEPLHAELEHFVNCVRGGKKPSVGGEQALKALRLASLIEQMALDGQVWHSPSGSHALNTASVPVA; this comes from the coding sequence ATGTCAGTAGGATATTCCAATATTTCTATGCCTAGATCCCAACCAGAACCCATTCGCATTGGCGTCATTGGGGTAGGAAACATGGGACAACATCACACCCGCGTCCTTAGCTTGCTAAAAGATGTCGAATTGGTGGGAGTGTCCGATATCAATGTTGAGCGGGGTTTAGATACCGCCAGCAAATACCGAATCCGCTTTTTTGAAGATTACCGGGACTTGCTGCCGCGTGTCGATGCCGTCTGTATTGCAGTTCCCACAAAACTGCATCACCCGGTCGGTCTGACCTGTTTACAGGCGGGGGTCAATGTTTTGATCGAAAAACCGATTGCCGCAAGTATTGCCGAGGCTGAATCGCTGGTGAATGCGGCGGCTGAGTCGGGGTGTATTTTGCAGGTGGGACACATTGAGCGGTTTAACCCAGCCTTCCAAGAACTCAGCAAAGTGCTGAACACTGAAGAATTACTGGCAGTGGAAGCACACCGAATGAGTCCTTATTCCAATCGCGCCAATGATGTGTCGGTGGTCTTGGATTTAATGATCCACGATATTGACCTGCTATTGGAAGTGGTTGGTGCGCCGGTGATTAAATTAACCGCCAGTGGCAGTCGTGCTTCTGGAAGCGGCTATTTAGATTATGTCACCGCGACTCTGGGCTTTTCTAATGGGATTGTTGGTACTTTAACTGCCAGCAAAGTCACTCACCGTAAATTGCGGCGGATTGTGGCCCACTGCAAAAATTCTTTGACGGAGGCTGATTTTCTCAATAACGAAATTTTGATACACCGGCAAACAACCGCCAATTACATGACCGACTACGGCCAAGTGCTTTATCGTCAAGACGGTTTGATTGAAAAGGTTTATACCAGCAACATCGAACCCCTACACGCCGAATTAGAACATTTTGTTAACTGTGTACGCGGTGGCAAAAAACCTTCGGTGGGAGGCGAACAAGCTCTTAAGGCTTTACGTTTAGCTAGTTTGATTGAGCAAATGGCTCTCGATGGTCAAGTTTGGCACTCCCCATCGGGTTCTCATGCTTTGAATACAGCCTCAGTGCCGGTAGCCTAA
- a CDS encoding SGNH/GDSL hydrolase family protein, translating to MKLSLVLVFVTLLSSLLLSLELAGRLIFGLGNPLLYIPHPRIGYLLSPNQKVKRFGNQISINQYSMRSQPISPIPPANTKRILLLGDSVANGSWWTDQNQILSALIERLLVERLQTTPNPQPVEVLNASANSWGPRNQLAYLQEFGIFGAEAVVLLINTDDLFATAPTSEPVGHDLNYPDRKPPLALVELFTRYLLPKPAPSKALQAIQAETGDRVGRNLASLHQINEIVKSQNKVFLVGMTPLLRETGDLGPQEYEKIARRRLEELTKAENIPYIDFLPIFNAIEQPKNLYRDHIHLSSKGNEKVAQPIADALAQ from the coding sequence ATGAAACTATCTCTCGTCTTGGTGTTTGTAACCCTCCTCAGCAGCCTTTTGCTGAGCCTCGAACTAGCAGGCAGGCTCATCTTTGGTCTGGGAAACCCCCTGCTCTACATTCCCCATCCGCGTATCGGCTACCTGCTGAGCCCGAACCAAAAAGTTAAACGCTTTGGCAATCAAATTTCTATTAACCAATATTCAATGCGGAGCCAGCCGATCTCCCCTATCCCACCGGCCAATACTAAGCGAATTTTACTCCTGGGTGATTCTGTGGCTAATGGCAGTTGGTGGACAGATCAAAACCAAATTCTCTCTGCCCTCATTGAGCGGCTATTGGTAGAACGCCTCCAAACAACCCCCAACCCCCAACCTGTCGAAGTTCTCAACGCTTCTGCTAATTCCTGGGGGCCCAGAAATCAACTTGCCTATTTACAAGAATTCGGCATTTTTGGCGCTGAGGCTGTGGTTTTGCTGATCAATACCGATGATTTATTTGCCACCGCCCCCACAAGCGAGCCGGTGGGCCATGACCTCAACTACCCTGACCGCAAACCGCCCTTGGCCCTCGTTGAGTTATTTACGCGCTATCTTTTGCCTAAACCGGCCCCCTCAAAAGCCCTCCAAGCCATCCAAGCAGAAACCGGCGACCGCGTAGGACGAAACCTGGCCTCTTTACACCAAATTAACGAAATTGTCAAGAGCCAAAACAAAGTTTTTTTGGTAGGAATGACACCCTTATTAAGGGAAACCGGCGATCTTGGGCCACAAGAGTATGAAAAAATAGCCCGTCGGCGACTTGAGGAATTAACCAAGGCAGAAAACATTCCCTACATTGATTTTTTGCCGATTTTTAATGCAATCGAGCAGCCTAAAAACCTTTACCGCGACCACATCCACCTCAGCAGTAAAGGCAACGAAAAAGTAGCGCAACCTATCGCAGATGCACTGGCTCAGTAG
- the btpA gene encoding photosystem I biogenesis protein BtpA, whose protein sequence is MDLIEIFKTANPIIGVVHLMPLPTSPRWGGSLRAVLDRAQQEATALASGGVNGIIVENFFDAPFTKGSVDPAVVSAMTLIVGELMNLVTVPVGINVLRNDAKSALAIASCVGAKFIRVNVLTGIMATDQGLIEGQAHELMRYRRELGSDVKILADVLVKHARPLGSPNLTTAVQETIERGLADGVILSGWATGSPPTLEDLELATAAADGVPVFIGSGASWENISTLMQAADGVIVSSSLKRHGKIDQAIDPIRVSQFVEATRRYVASKPVSVQTKALPVL, encoded by the coding sequence GTGGACTTAATTGAAATTTTTAAAACAGCGAACCCGATTATAGGTGTTGTTCATTTGATGCCCCTGCCAACTTCGCCCCGTTGGGGTGGCAGTTTGCGGGCTGTTCTCGACCGAGCACAGCAAGAGGCGACTGCTTTGGCTTCTGGGGGTGTGAATGGCATCATTGTTGAGAATTTTTTTGATGCTCCGTTTACGAAGGGGTCGGTCGATCCGGCGGTGGTGAGTGCGATGACGCTGATCGTCGGGGAGTTGATGAATTTGGTTACGGTGCCGGTGGGGATTAATGTTTTGCGGAATGATGCCAAAAGTGCTTTGGCCATTGCTTCTTGTGTGGGGGCAAAGTTTATCCGCGTTAATGTTTTAACCGGCATCATGGCTACGGATCAAGGGTTAATAGAAGGTCAAGCCCACGAGTTGATGCGTTACCGCCGCGAGTTGGGCAGTGATGTAAAGATTTTGGCGGATGTTTTGGTTAAACACGCTCGTCCGCTGGGTAGCCCGAATTTAACAACGGCTGTACAAGAAACAATTGAGCGAGGTTTGGCGGATGGGGTAATTTTGTCGGGTTGGGCCACCGGCTCGCCTCCGACTTTGGAAGATTTGGAGTTGGCGACGGCGGCGGCTGATGGTGTGCCGGTGTTTATTGGCAGTGGCGCAAGTTGGGAAAATATCTCGACGCTGATGCAGGCGGCTGATGGGGTGATTGTTTCTTCTTCGCTGAAACGTCATGGCAAAATTGACCAGGCTATTGATCCCATTCGGGTTAGTCAGTTTGTGGAGGCGACACGCCGTTATGTTGCTTCTAAGCCGGTGAGTGTGCAGACAAAAGCTCTGCCGGTGTTGTAG
- a CDS encoding vitamin K epoxide reductase family protein: protein MARKRSTPWIHRRSRLLMAGIAVAGALETAFLTVVEFAGKASAVCPTSGCEQVLTSPYAKIFGVPLTLFGFLAYATMAGLAAAPLAVNQSTNKDLRLKLENTTWPLMFILATAMVVFSGYLMYILAFNIKAFCPYCLASALFSLSLFVLSLVGRDWDDIGQLFFNGVIVAMVTIIAALGVYANANNVISPNTANAPNAAPGKGEAPAVTTVSGESEIALARHLTQVGAKEYGAFWCPHCYDQKQLFGKEASALLDYVECDQEGKKSRTKMCVDAGIKGYPSWEIKGQILQGVQSLEKLADISGYTGPRNFKNNLGIQTAP, encoded by the coding sequence ATGGCTCGCAAACGTTCTACTCCTTGGATTCACCGCAGGTCTCGGTTGCTTATGGCTGGGATTGCTGTTGCGGGGGCTTTGGAAACTGCTTTTTTGACGGTGGTTGAGTTTGCTGGTAAGGCGAGTGCGGTTTGTCCAACCAGCGGTTGTGAGCAGGTGCTTACGAGTCCTTATGCAAAGATATTTGGTGTACCGCTGACTTTGTTTGGTTTTTTGGCTTATGCGACGATGGCCGGTTTGGCGGCGGCGCCTTTGGCTGTGAATCAGTCAACTAATAAGGATTTACGCCTTAAGTTAGAAAATACCACTTGGCCGCTGATGTTTATTCTTGCTACGGCAATGGTGGTTTTCAGCGGTTATTTGATGTATATTTTGGCGTTTAATATTAAGGCGTTTTGTCCTTATTGTTTGGCTTCGGCTTTGTTTTCTTTGTCTCTGTTTGTTCTGAGTTTGGTTGGGCGAGATTGGGATGATATTGGTCAGCTATTTTTTAATGGCGTGATTGTGGCGATGGTGACGATAATTGCGGCGTTGGGAGTCTATGCTAATGCTAATAATGTCATTTCACCGAATACGGCCAATGCTCCGAATGCAGCGCCGGGTAAGGGAGAAGCGCCAGCGGTGACGACGGTTTCGGGTGAGTCAGAAATTGCCCTTGCTCGTCATCTAACCCAAGTAGGAGCGAAGGAATACGGGGCTTTTTGGTGTCCGCATTGTTATGATCAAAAGCAATTGTTTGGTAAAGAAGCTTCGGCTTTGTTGGATTATGTGGAGTGTGACCAAGAGGGCAAAAAATCTCGGACTAAAATGTGTGTAGATGCGGGAATTAAGGGTTATCCAAGTTGGGAAATTAAAGGCCAAATTTTGCAAGGGGTACAATCTCTTGAAAAGTTGGCAGATATTTCTGGATACACCGGCCCGCGTAATTTCAAAAACAATCTGGGCATTCAAACGGCTCCTTAA
- a CDS encoding DUF3181 family protein, with amino-acid sequence MAKVNTTESVEALAAEIGENVYIDIAKWHLYLREAHLHTVLAQQLFPLLEKNGVNEDEVLRILQGTIVKLGGGKRELPLSDLVPVQAQVQLMDVLEEFQRNM; translated from the coding sequence ATGGCTAAAGTTAATACGACTGAATCGGTGGAAGCGTTGGCTGCGGAAATTGGGGAAAATGTTTATATCGATATTGCCAAATGGCATTTGTATTTGCGGGAGGCTCATTTGCATACGGTTTTGGCTCAGCAGCTTTTTCCTCTGTTAGAAAAGAATGGGGTGAATGAGGATGAGGTTTTGCGTATTTTGCAGGGGACTATTGTTAAGTTGGGTGGGGGAAAAAGGGAGCTTCCTCTGTCTGATTTGGTGCCGGTGCAAGCTCAAGTTCAGTTGATGGATGTTTTGGAAGAGTTTCAGCGGAATATGTAG
- the murJ gene encoding murein biosynthesis integral membrane protein MurJ yields the protein MTKPKTRSLINIAGIVAAATLISKIFGLIRQQAIAAAFGVGAAVDAYNYAYVIPGFLFVLLGGINGPFHSAIVSVLAKRKKEDAAPLVETITTLVGGILLIVTILLIIFAAPATDLVAPGLTRTPEGQIIRDIAIQQFRIMAPMAVLAALIGIGFGTLNAADQYWLPSISPLFSSLTLILGLIGLTVHLGPNITQPQYALLGGLVLAWGTLAGAILQWLVQVIAQWRAGLGTLRLRFNFNQPGVSDILKILGPATFSSGMLQINVYTDLWFASFIPQAAAALGYAGLLIQTPLGIISNVLLVPMLPIFSRLTDPQDWPELKNRIRQGLILTGLTMLPLSAIMIALAYPIVRVIYERGAFNQNASNFVAPVLIAYSVGMFVYLGRDVLVRVFYALGDGETPFRISIINIFINVVLDYILVKYFAAPGLVLATVGVNAISMIMLLFYLNRKLNGLPWQDWGWPLLTLTGASFVCGGVTWGALLATQKLLGTEGLLIQLIQLCLAGGAGLAIFALLATQLKLPEVDIFVARIRQKLNR from the coding sequence GTGACAAAACCTAAAACCCGTTCCCTCATCAACATCGCCGGCATCGTCGCCGCCGCCACCCTCATCAGCAAAATTTTCGGCCTCATCAGGCAACAAGCCATAGCCGCAGCCTTCGGAGTCGGCGCCGCCGTAGACGCCTACAACTACGCCTACGTCATCCCCGGCTTCCTCTTCGTCCTCTTGGGCGGAATTAACGGCCCCTTCCACAGCGCCATCGTCAGCGTCCTCGCCAAACGCAAAAAAGAAGACGCCGCCCCCCTCGTCGAAACCATCACCACCCTAGTCGGCGGCATCCTCCTGATCGTCACCATCCTCCTCATAATATTTGCCGCACCCGCCACCGACCTCGTAGCCCCCGGCCTCACCAGAACCCCCGAAGGCCAAATCATCCGCGACATCGCCATCCAACAATTCCGGATCATGGCCCCAATGGCCGTACTCGCCGCCCTCATCGGCATAGGCTTCGGCACCCTCAACGCCGCCGATCAATACTGGCTACCCTCCATCAGCCCCCTCTTCTCCAGCCTCACCCTCATCCTTGGTTTGATCGGGCTCACCGTCCACCTGGGCCCGAACATCACCCAACCCCAATACGCCCTCCTCGGCGGACTCGTCCTTGCTTGGGGAACCTTGGCCGGTGCCATCCTCCAATGGCTAGTTCAAGTCATTGCCCAATGGCGGGCCGGTCTTGGCACCCTCCGCCTGCGCTTCAACTTCAACCAACCCGGAGTCAGCGACATCCTCAAAATCCTTGGCCCCGCCACCTTCTCCTCTGGAATGCTGCAAATCAACGTCTACACAGACCTTTGGTTTGCCTCCTTCATCCCCCAAGCCGCCGCAGCCCTTGGATACGCCGGCCTCCTCATCCAAACCCCCCTCGGCATCATCTCCAACGTCCTGCTCGTCCCCATGCTCCCCATCTTCTCCCGCCTCACCGACCCCCAAGACTGGCCCGAACTTAAAAACCGCATTCGTCAAGGACTAATCCTCACCGGCTTGACAATGTTGCCCCTCAGTGCTATAATGATCGCCCTTGCCTATCCCATCGTCCGAGTCATCTACGAACGCGGTGCCTTTAACCAAAACGCCTCAAACTTTGTCGCCCCCGTCCTCATCGCCTACTCAGTCGGAATGTTCGTCTATTTGGGAAGAGACGTATTAGTGCGAGTTTTTTACGCCCTAGGCGACGGCGAAACCCCCTTTCGGATCAGCATCATAAACATCTTCATCAACGTTGTACTCGACTACATTCTAGTTAAATACTTTGCCGCCCCAGGCTTAGTCTTAGCCACCGTCGGAGTCAACGCCATCTCAATGATCATGCTCTTGTTTTACCTAAACCGTAAACTCAACGGCTTACCCTGGCAAGACTGGGGATGGCCGCTTTTAACCCTCACCGGCGCAAGTTTTGTCTGCGGAGGAGTCACCTGGGGAGCACTATTAGCAACCCAAAAACTCCTAGGAACCGAAGGATTACTAATTCAACTTATCCAACTTTGCCTAGCCGGAGGGGCCGGTTTAGCCATTTTTGCCCTCCTCGCCACCCAGCTAAAATTACCCGAAGTTGATATTTTCGTGGCCCGTATTCGCCAAAAACTCAACAGATAA
- the sfsA gene encoding DNA/RNA nuclease SfsA, with protein sequence MMKFVYKYPPLLSGILIRRYKRFFAEVELESGEVVTAHCANTGPMTGVCVPGARVCVSCSDNPKRKLAYTWELIDLGKSQPVWVGVNTGLPNRVIKLALEEKFFPELGFYSQVKGEVPYGVDKKSRVDFLLLGNDVDRPIYLEVKNTTLSEGNLALFPDTVTERGQKHLRELMALLPHSRGVMLYFINRGDCTEFSPGDAFDRVYGELLREGIKRGLEVLPCRFDVSPEGVKFLGLARLVV encoded by the coding sequence ATGATGAAGTTTGTTTACAAGTATCCGCCTTTGTTGTCGGGGATTTTGATTCGCCGGTATAAGCGGTTTTTTGCGGAGGTGGAGTTGGAGAGTGGGGAGGTTGTGACGGCACATTGTGCGAACACCGGCCCGATGACGGGGGTTTGTGTGCCTGGGGCGCGGGTTTGTGTTTCTTGCTCGGATAATCCTAAGCGGAAGTTGGCTTATACTTGGGAGTTGATTGATTTGGGGAAAAGTCAGCCGGTTTGGGTGGGTGTGAATACGGGTTTGCCGAATCGGGTTATTAAGTTGGCGCTTGAGGAAAAGTTTTTTCCTGAGTTGGGGTTTTATTCGCAGGTTAAGGGGGAGGTTCCGTATGGGGTGGATAAGAAGAGTAGGGTAGATTTTTTGTTGTTAGGAAATGATGTGGATCGGCCTATTTATTTGGAGGTGAAGAATACGACTTTATCTGAGGGTAATTTGGCTTTGTTTCCTGATACTGTGACGGAAAGGGGTCAAAAACATTTGCGGGAGTTGATGGCTTTGTTGCCGCATTCGCGGGGGGTGATGTTGTATTTTATTAATCGGGGAGATTGTACGGAGTTTTCGCCGGGGGATGCGTTTGATCGGGTTTATGGGGAGTTGTTGAGGGAGGGGATTAAGAGGGGTTTGGAGGTTTTGCCGTGCCGGTTTGATGTGTCTCCAGAAGGAGTTAAGTTTTTGGGTTTGGCGCGGTTGGTTGTTTGA
- a CDS encoding tetratricopeptide repeat protein gives MENNKVVSKSHPLSIKIGHNFIVYFSIFGLTFGGQCAKLMAAEKVQDFKYWADLCGSLAATGKYEEALKACDQALGLNPNDPALWSERGDVLLVQRQYEEAVASYDRSLRLQPANSQVLTNRCQALSELGKHNDAVQTCETALKSDANWGKNSPPAAWYYRGEALAKLGKFSEALVAYDWAIQLKPDYSLAFAGQCVVLWQQGKSYEALDACDRALQINANWGTGTAAIAWLNRAQILTKLMRYEEAITAYDRALAIEPKNADAWTQHGILLGIIGRHPDAANSYQWALKVNPKYSLALVNQCATLNRLNMYKEALEACDKSIQEGDGKWGEFGLAYAWNQRGTAQTGLGNFEEALASANRAIGLEANYADAWSNRSGILWRLGRYQDALASSQQAIAINPNSSKAWFNQGRILTTLGQHEDAVAAYERGLRGDANVGDSPTLADLWVNQSAALWRLQRYESAIEAADRALGINPNLAQACYNRGLALMSLKRYEEAVTTYNRALKIDGKNADFWAGKGIALRFLEKYPDSLLALNEALKLNPSHPQALQNREFVQRKLVAPPAR, from the coding sequence ATGGAAAACAACAAAGTTGTCAGTAAAAGCCACCCATTGTCCATAAAAATTGGGCATAATTTTATTGTTTATTTCTCAATTTTTGGCTTGACTTTTGGCGGGCAATGTGCTAAGTTAATGGCTGCCGAAAAGGTGCAAGATTTTAAATACTGGGCTGATTTGTGTGGAAGTTTGGCAGCCACAGGAAAATATGAAGAAGCGTTGAAAGCTTGCGATCAAGCGTTGGGTTTGAATCCTAATGATCCGGCCTTGTGGTCTGAGCGGGGGGATGTGCTGCTGGTGCAGCGTCAGTATGAAGAAGCGGTGGCGTCTTATGACCGGTCTTTGCGTTTGCAACCGGCCAACTCTCAAGTATTAACAAATCGGTGTCAGGCGCTATCAGAATTGGGTAAACATAATGATGCTGTGCAAACTTGCGAAACAGCACTAAAGTCTGATGCGAATTGGGGAAAAAATAGCCCGCCGGCAGCTTGGTATTATCGAGGGGAAGCCTTAGCAAAATTAGGAAAATTTAGCGAAGCTTTGGTGGCGTATGATTGGGCGATTCAGCTAAAACCTGATTACTCTTTGGCTTTTGCCGGTCAGTGTGTTGTACTCTGGCAGCAAGGCAAATCTTATGAGGCTTTGGATGCTTGTGATCGGGCGCTCCAAATTAATGCAAATTGGGGAACTGGTACAGCGGCAATTGCTTGGCTTAATCGAGCGCAAATTCTAACAAAATTGATGCGGTATGAAGAAGCAATAACAGCTTATGACAGGGCGTTGGCAATTGAGCCTAAAAATGCTGATGCTTGGACACAACATGGAATTCTTTTAGGAATTATTGGCCGGCATCCTGATGCTGCAAATTCTTATCAATGGGCTCTGAAAGTTAATCCTAAATATTCTCTGGCTTTGGTGAATCAATGCGCGACTTTAAACCGGCTAAATATGTACAAAGAAGCTTTAGAAGCTTGTGATAAATCCATTCAAGAAGGAGATGGAAAATGGGGAGAGTTCGGGTTAGCTTATGCTTGGAATCAACGGGGAACAGCACAGACCGGCCTAGGCAATTTTGAGGAGGCGTTGGCGTCTGCTAACCGGGCAATTGGTTTAGAGGCAAATTATGCAGATGCGTGGAGTAACCGCAGTGGTATTTTGTGGCGTTTAGGCCGGTATCAAGATGCTTTGGCATCAAGTCAGCAGGCAATTGCTATTAATCCAAATTCTTCTAAAGCTTGGTTTAATCAAGGTAGAATTTTAACAACTTTGGGGCAGCATGAAGATGCGGTGGCGGCTTACGAACGCGGACTTAGGGGTGATGCGAATGTGGGCGACTCTCCAACATTGGCTGATTTGTGGGTGAATCAAAGTGCTGCTTTGTGGCGGTTACAGCGTTATGAAAGTGCGATTGAAGCCGCAGATCGCGCTCTTGGAATTAATCCAAATTTGGCTCAAGCTTGTTACAATCGAGGCTTGGCTTTGATGTCTTTAAAACGTTATGAAGAAGCGGTGACGACTTACAATCGCGCCCTTAAAATTGATGGGAAAAATGCTGATTTTTGGGCCGGTAAAGGAATAGCTTTAAGATTTTTGGAAAAATATCCAGATTCTTTGCTGGCTTTGAATGAAGCTTTGAAACTGAACCCATCTCACCCGCAAGCGCTGCAAAATCGAGAGTTTGTGCAGAGGAAATTAGTTGCTCCTCCTGCGAGGTAA
- a CDS encoding pentapeptide repeat-containing protein, with protein sequence MMMIGIFWGINYLVKKAGFPVKIWLGILLFLGCLYLPTPTRAASQRQLEQLEKTGQCAECNLRGARLAGVELRGANLKGADLTDADLGDAKLEGANLEGANLEGANLKGANLFRANLKNAKLNESGLTNANLTNANLEKATLKQAILEGANPENANLKEADLSEANLKNAQIKNADLEKAILKSANLEGGSLEGSNLKGANLEAANLFRTNLKGTTIDDATKLDSKGQPVWQLVNKGAAGETMVGANLSGASLQSLDLQKANLQRVKLESAYLFIVDLRGANLSGSNLTNASLLYADLRGASLAGVDLAGAELKNVNLEGANLKNANLKNAKLGEKVLLESKWRLVWEIVNKEVEERDLTGADLEGANLQGSSLKRARLSNASLAGVNLKEANLREANLFNADLRDANLQGAILEWANLSGANLKGANLEGADLSKVNLCGAIMPDGKQQSCQ encoded by the coding sequence ATGATGATGATCGGTATTTTTTGGGGGATAAATTATTTAGTTAAAAAGGCCGGTTTTCCGGTCAAAATTTGGCTAGGAATTCTGCTATTTTTGGGATGTTTGTATTTGCCAACACCCACACGCGCTGCCAGTCAGCGACAACTAGAACAGTTAGAAAAAACAGGACAGTGTGCCGAGTGTAATTTACGGGGGGCGAGGCTGGCCGGTGTTGAGCTTCGCGGTGCAAATTTGAAAGGGGCAGATTTAACTGATGCCGATTTGGGGGATGCCAAATTGGAAGGGGCAAATTTGGAAGGAGCAAATTTGGAAGGAGCAAATTTAAAAGGAGCAAATTTATTTCGGGCGAATTTGAAAAATGCCAAGCTGAATGAGTCGGGGTTGACAAATGCCAATTTAACCAATGCAAATTTGGAAAAAGCCACTCTTAAGCAAGCAATTTTAGAAGGGGCGAACCCAGAAAATGCCAATTTAAAAGAGGCGGATTTGTCGGAAGCAAATTTGAAAAATGCCCAAATAAAAAATGCCGATTTGGAAAAAGCAATTTTAAAAAGTGCGAACTTGGAAGGCGGAAGTTTGGAAGGGTCGAATTTAAAAGGTGCAAATTTAGAAGCAGCGAATTTATTTCGGACAAATTTAAAAGGCACGACTATAGACGATGCAACAAAACTCGATAGCAAAGGTCAGCCGGTGTGGCAACTTGTCAACAAAGGTGCTGCCGGTGAAACAATGGTGGGGGCAAATTTAAGTGGGGCAAGTTTACAAAGTTTGGATTTACAAAAAGCAAATTTGCAAAGGGTGAAACTAGAATCAGCTTACCTGTTTATTGTGGACTTGCGGGGAGCGAATTTAAGCGGTAGCAATTTGACAAATGCGAGTCTGCTTTATGCTGATTTGAGGGGTGCTTCTTTGGCTGGGGTAGATTTGGCCGGTGCTGAACTTAAAAATGTCAATTTGGAAGGTGCTAATTTAAAGAATGCTAATCTGAAAAATGCCAAATTAGGAGAGAAAGTTTTATTAGAAAGTAAGTGGCGATTAGTCTGGGAAATTGTGAATAAAGAAGTAGAAGAGAGGGATTTAACCGGCGCTGATTTGGAGGGTGCAAATTTGCAAGGATCTAGCCTGAAACGTGCTAGGCTGAGTAATGCAAGTTTGGCCGGTGTTAATCTGAAAGAAGCAAATTTACGGGAAGCAAATTTGTTTAATGCGGACTTGAGAGATGCGAATTTGCAAGGGGCAATCTTGGAGTGGGCGAATTTAAGTGGAGCCAATCTCAAGGGTGCTAATTTAGAAGGCGCTGATCTAAGCAAAGTTAACTTGTGTGGAGCAATTATGCCCGATGGAAAACAACAAAGTTGTCAGTAA